A single Deltaproteobacteria bacterium DNA region contains:
- the infC gene encoding translation initiation factor IF-3 — protein sequence MPHINENIKAKEVRLVDEKGEQIGITPISEALNRAKETGLDLVAISLKSEPIVCKIMDYGKYKYEQQKKEQKAKKKRKVMRVKEVKIRPRIADADYNVKVSCAYNFLEENCKVKFNVFFRGREFVKHELVNNLIERLKSDLEDVGTMEGTPQMLGRRMVIIFLPK from the coding sequence ATGCCTCATATTAACGAAAACATCAAAGCTAAAGAAGTGAGATTAGTTGATGAAAAAGGGGAACAAATAGGCATCACTCCCATAAGCGAGGCATTGAACAGAGCAAAAGAAACAGGATTAGACTTAGTTGCCATTTCTCTAAAATCAGAGCCCATTGTCTGTAAGATAATGGATTACGGAAAATATAAGTATGAACAGCAGAAAAAAGAACAAAAAGCAAAAAAGAAACGCAAGGTGATGAGAGTAAAAGAGGTAAAAATTAGGCCTCGTATCGCTGATGCAGATTACAATGTAAAGGTATCGTGTGCATATAATTTCTTAGAAGAAAACTGTAAAGTGAAATTCAATGTATTCTTTAGGGGAAGAGAATTCGTAAAACATGAGCTCGTTAATAACCTTATTGAGCGATTGAAAAGCGATCTTGAAGATGTAGGAACAATGGAAGGAACTCCTCAAATGTTAGGTCGCAGAATGGTAATTATTTTTTTGCCAAAATAG